In Miscanthus floridulus cultivar M001 chromosome 5, ASM1932011v1, whole genome shotgun sequence, one genomic interval encodes:
- the LOC136452807 gene encoding uncharacterized protein: MDYGKPLVKGELKLSLNPPPCAEDNPTPTGASSDGSSSCASAVALSFLGLNSVIAIYHSRHDPWSIVFVTVSFFCVVFLFHLLRVFERLPPESPRRFQVKAAVWALTTTLTVMFSGRVAPLMPAPVAAVVWSMAAVTILAGFYLFFVCPDAASTAAAEKPACKVGEGP, translated from the coding sequence ATGGACTATGGCAAACCGCTCGTGAAGGGTGAGCTCAAACTCTCCCTAAATCCTCCTCCTTGCGCCGAAGACAACCCCACTCCCACCGGAGCCTCCTCCGATGGCTCGTCATCCTGCGCCTCGGCCGTCGCCCTGTCCTTTCTCGGGCTCAACAGCGTGATAGCCATCTACCACTCGAGACACGATCCCTGGTCCATAGTATTTGTAACCGTCTCCTTCTTCTGCGTCGTCTTTCTCTTCCACCTGCTTCGTGTGTTCGAGAGATTGCCCCCGGAATCGCCCAGGAGGTTCCAGGTGAAGGCGGCAGTATGGGCCCTCACCACCACCCTGACGGTCATGTTTTCCGGCAGAGTTGCCCCGTTGATGCCCGCGCCTGTCGCCGCCGTCGTGTGGTCGATGGCCGCGGTGACCATCCTTGCGGGCTTCTACTTGTTCTTCGTATGCCCGGACGCCGCCTCCACTGCCGCCGCCGAGAAGCCGGCCTGCAAGGTTGGCGAAGGCCCGTAG
- the LOC136452808 gene encoding protein PLASTID MOVEMENT IMPAIRED 1-RELATED 1-like: protein MSSRFPHGGSGGGGDHRGGDAGDAALARDIVTLHKALSLDPSARRRRSLPLPSPSPAATEQPRHKPRLKPSFSSSSSRKLLPSTANSSSASTSSSSSSFWKKSLTAISHLGRRRLDCAFVLHVHSVDGLPAALDGSAVSVQFRRMSVSASTRSVPAALGAAAFEEALTLRSPVYFSRGAKAVVKYEPRAFAVSVAASTLELGKHEVDLTRLLPLSFDDLEDGGDSGFGKWSTSFRLSGPARGARLNVTFSCSLLAGGGASEQHKAGEVAGLRRGSMARPVSVQVPTPVPARSRDVRVLHEVLPGLRSARSLPFVGDGGPVARKEEVAALDCTEEGSPEAKHCTSVEVKKGSLVRPDGDWGTVEFNVVEHGVEVASDDPQRLKHVETSNAADHNEDSGFKIDEEGSFKPVVISGDVAEDQTVGVKTEVAVSDVAVQRENVEDKEDGIVEAASLPTAAPEAEGQFGADAELEDLECILNELSVAEPEEFESPVVEDKHSRRLSCTGVTDSYKSASRKGRSRSMDLSTDSVANEFLDMLGIEHSPFGQPSDSDSESPRERLWKQFEKEALASGNAILGLDFDHGIEGPTCEDVVEDFDLSAMIHEAELELQNGSQPIDTKFRAKSLEDEETEALMRQFGLNEKSFQSSPESRSGFGSPINLPPEQPLELPPLAQGLGPFIQTKDGGFLRSMNPALFKNAKNNCSLVMQASSPIVLPAEMGSGIMDILRGLASVGIEKLSMQANKLMPLKDVNGKMMQQIAWEAAPALESTERYDALDYHSIDALVGGGGNAPSGKKKKGRCADLSSSLGGENASEYVSLEDLAPLAMEKIEALSIEGLRIQSGMSEEDAPSNISAKPIGEFSSLQGKCAENTLSLGLEGTAGLQLLDVKQSGEEVDGLMGLSITLDEWMRLDSGVVDEEEQYSDRTSKILAAHHAKSMELVAENRNGDRKRRSGRRWGLLGNNFTVALMVQLRDPLRNYEPVGTPMLALIQVERVFVPPKPKIYSTVSDKGNSKQDDEEPKTEEVPDKALVTEEKAEELEDPIPQFKVTEVHVAGFKSEPEKMKPWGNQTQQHSGSRWLLAAGMGKGNKHPLMKSKAIVKPTKEAAGQAGDTLWSISSRVHGAGTRWGELTGNKSHSRNPNIMLQKDKRFR, encoded by the exons ATGTCGTCTCGCTTCCCccacggcggcagcggcggcggcggcgaccaccGCGGGGGCGACGCGGGCGACGCCGCCCTCGCCCGCGACATCGTCACGCTCCACAAGGCGCTCTCCCTCGACCcctccgcccgccgccgccgctccctacCGCTCCCCTCCCCATCCCCCGCCGCCACCGAGCAGCCGCGCCACAAGCCCCGGCTCAagccctccttctcctcctcctcgtcgcgcAAGCTCCTGCCGTCCACCGCCAACTCCTCCTCCGCTTCcacttcctcgtcctcctcttcctTCTGGAAGAAGTCCCTGACCGCCATCTCGCACctgggccgccgccgcctcgactGCGCGTTCGTGCTGCACGTGCACTCCGTCGACGGCCTCCCCGCTGCGCTCGATGGGTCCGCGGTCTCCGTCCAGTTCCGCCGGATGTCCGTGTCCGCCTCCACCCGCTCCGTCCCGGCCGCCCTCGGCGCCGCCGCGTTCGAGGAGGCGCTCACGCTACGGTCCCCGGTCTACTTCTCCCGCGGCGCGAAGGCCGTGGTCAAGTACGAGCCCCGCGCCTTTGCTGTCTCCGTCGCCGCCTCCACTCTCGAGCTCGGTAAGCACGAGGTCGACCTCACCCGCCTGCTCCCGCTCTCCTTCGACGATCTCGAGGACGGCGGCGACTCCGGCTTCGGCAAGTGGAGCACCAGCTTCCGGCTGTCCGGCCCCGCCCGCGGCGCGCGGCTCAACGTAACCTTCTCTTGCTCGCTCCTCGCGGGCGGCGGCGCCAGCGAGCAGCACAAGGCCGGGGAAGTGGCGGGGCTGCGGCGCGGGTCCATGGCGCGCCCGGTGTCAGTGCAGGTGCCGACGCCTGTGCCGGCGCGGAGCAGGGACGTGAGGGTGCTGCACGAGGTGCTGCCCGGCTTGAGGTCTGCCAGGTCGCTGCCTTTTGTTGGTGACGGGGGTCCTGTTGCGAGGAAGGAGGAGGTGGCAGCACTGGACTGCACGGAGGAGGGGTCTCCGGAGGCAAAGCACTGCACATCGGTAGAGGTTAAGAAGGGGAGCTTGGTGCGTCCAGATGGCGATTGGGGCACGGTGGAGTTCAATGTTGTTGAGCATGGAGTTGAGGTTGCTTCGGATGACCCACAAAGACTCAAACATGTGGAAACCAGCAATGCTGCTGATCATAATGAGGATTCAGGGTTTAAAATTGACGAAGAGGGATCATTCAAGCCTGTAGTAATAAGCGGTGATGTCGCTGAAGATCAGACTGTTGGAGTGAAGACTGAAGTGGCAGTCAGTGATGTTGCTGTTCAAAGGGAGAATGTGGAAGACAAAGAGGATGGAATAGTCGAAGCCGCTTCACTGCCTACTGCTGCTCCGGAAGCAGAGGGTCAGTTTGGAGCAGATGCAGAACTGGAGGACCTGGAATGTATTTTGAACGAGCTCTCAGTTGCTGAGCCAGAGGAATTTGAATCACCAGTTGTAGAAGATAAGCATTCTAGGCGATTAAGCTGCACAGGAGTGACTGATAGTTACAAGTCTGCCAGTAGGAAGGGCAGATCACGCAGCATGGATCTTTCAACAGATTCTGTTGCTAATGAGTTTTTGGATATGCTTGGCATAGAGCATAGCCCATTTGGGCAACCCTCAGATAGTGATTCCGAGTCACCGAGAGAACGACTTTGGAAGCAGTTTGAAAAGGAAGCGTTAGCATCTGGCAACGCTATTCTTGGTTTGGACTTTGACCATGGAATTGAAGGACCTACTTGTGAGGATGTTGTGGAGGATTTCGATCTCTCTGCAATGATACATGAGGCTGAGCTCGAGCTTCAGAATGGAAGCCAACCCATTGATACCAAATTTCGAGCTAAGTCGCTGGAAGACGAAGAAACTGAGGCCTTAATGCGTCAATTTGGGCTAAATGAGAAGTCCTTCCAATCTTCTCCTGAAAGTAGAAGTGGGTTTGGTAGCCCCATTAACCTCCCACCTGAGCAGCCCCTGGAGCTACCGCCATTGGCTCAAGGTTTAGGTCCATTTATTCAGACCAAAGATGGAGGATTTCTGCGATCAATGAACCCAGCCCTGTTCAAAAATGCAAAGAACAACTGCAGCTTGGTTATGCAGGCTTCTTCTCCGATTGTACTGCCAGCAGAGATGGGATCTGGGATTATGGATATATTGCGTGGTCTGGCATCAGTTGGAATTGAGAAGTTATCAATGCAGGCAAACAAACTTATGCCCTTGAAAGATGTTAATGGTAAAATGATGCAGCAGATTGCCTGGGAAGCTGCTCCAGCTCTGGAGTCTACTGAAAG ATATGATGCATTGGACTATCATAGCATCGATGCTTTGGTAGGAGGGGGTGGCAATGCTCCCTCTGGTAAGAAGAAGAAAGGTAGATGTGCTGATCTTTCATCATCCTTGGGTGGGGAGAATGCTTCAGAGTATGTTTCACTTGAGGACCTTGCACCATTAGCTATGGAAAAGATTGAAGCCCTTTCCATTGAGGGTTTGAGGATACAATCTGGCATGTCAGAAGAAGATGCACCCTCCAATATCAGTGCGAAGCCTATTGGGGAATTTTCATCTCTGCAAGGAAAGTGTGCAGAGAATACCTTGTCCCTTGGTTTAGAGGGAACTGCAGGTTTGCAGCTTCTGGACGTTAAGCAAAGTGGAGAAGAAGTTGATGGATTAATGGGCTTGTCAATCACTCTAGATGAGTGGATGAGGCTTGATTCTGGGGTTGTGGACGAAGAAGAACAGTATAGTGACCGGACATCGAAGATACTTGCTGCTCACCATGCAAAATCCATGGAGTTAGTTGCTGAAAACCGGAATGGAGACAGAAAGAGGAGATCTGGTAGAAGATGGGGCTTGTTAGGGAATAACTTTACGGTTGCTCTCATGGTTCAACTGCGTGACCCACTACGCAATTACGAGCCAGTGGGCACACCAATGCTCGCATTAATCCAAGTTGAAAGGGTTTTTGTACCCCCAAAGCCCAAAATCTACAGTACTGTCTCAGACAAAGGCAACAGCAAGCAGGATGATGAGGAACCCAAGACCGAAGAGGTTCCAGATAAGGCATTGGTCACAGAAGAGAAGGCTGAGGAATTAGAGGATCCTATTCCCCAATTCAAGGTTACAGAAGTGCATGTCGCTGGTTTCAAGAGCGAACCTGAGAAGATGAAACCATGGGGCAATCAAACGCAGCAGCATTCTGGCTCTAGATGGTTGCTTGCAGCTGGCATGGGCAAGGGAAACAAGCATCCTCTGATGAAATCCAAAGCTATCGTGAAGCCAACCAAAGAGGCAGCTGGTCAGGCAGGAGACACCCTCTGGAGCATTTCTTCACGTGTTCATGGAGCAGGGACCAGGTGGGGCGAGCTAACAGGAAACAAGAGTCATTCACGGAACCCAAATATCATGCTTCAAAAGGACAAGAGATTTCGGTGA